The Nitrospira sp. genome has a window encoding:
- a CDS encoding glycosyltransferase family 4 protein yields MQQDIGISGSPHSDNSVRHGLASPSEDGRWGLQKVPSSGSLNSIAICTVGELFGGVERQVLGLITGLAARGVSTLLVLFHDSELAAQARLQGVEPVILSDRNRSVFTTSRQLARLFRHRNIHVVHVHGYKATVFCALARRWCSFAMVKTEHGLPESTVAGVIHTLRNRFYSFLESAATRVAHATVSYVTKDLQEHYRQAHFGLRTTVIPNGVATMNRSQFPCPAEIDKGLFNIAMVGRLDIVKGPHTAIETIASRGIPQNVHLYIIGTGPCEIELQALAEARGIANRIHLLGFRRNVYDYLAHCNVLLMPSLHEGLPYTLLEAMALGIPIVASRVGGLAEVVLNETTGLLVPPRNAEAFAQSICRLYEDSLLRSEMGSQARSLQQAKYSLEAMTEKYLAIYQHLMTRTS; encoded by the coding sequence GTGCAACAAGATATAGGGATATCGGGCTCTCCCCATTCTGATAATTCTGTTCGTCATGGCCTTGCATCGCCTTCGGAAGATGGTCGCTGGGGCCTTCAAAAAGTGCCCTCCTCGGGAAGTCTCAACAGCATTGCGATATGCACAGTTGGTGAGCTCTTCGGTGGGGTTGAACGCCAGGTCCTTGGCCTGATCACCGGACTTGCAGCACGAGGTGTGAGTACACTACTCGTACTTTTTCATGACAGCGAACTGGCAGCCCAGGCTCGGCTACAGGGAGTCGAACCAGTCATCCTATCCGATCGTAATCGGTCTGTGTTCACCACTTCCCGGCAACTGGCTCGACTGTTCAGGCACCGCAACATCCATGTCGTACATGTCCATGGCTATAAGGCGACGGTCTTCTGTGCATTGGCACGGAGATGGTGCTCTTTCGCGATGGTCAAGACTGAACATGGATTGCCGGAATCGACCGTAGCTGGAGTGATCCACACCCTGCGCAATCGATTCTATTCCTTTCTTGAAAGCGCCGCTACACGTGTGGCCCACGCGACCGTGTCCTACGTGACTAAAGACCTACAGGAACACTATCGTCAGGCGCACTTCGGTCTCAGGACAACGGTCATACCAAACGGCGTGGCAACTATGAATCGCTCCCAATTCCCTTGCCCTGCAGAGATCGACAAAGGTCTGTTCAACATAGCAATGGTAGGTCGACTCGATATCGTGAAGGGGCCTCATACGGCTATTGAAACTATTGCCTCCCGAGGCATACCACAAAACGTACATCTATACATTATAGGAACCGGTCCTTGCGAGATAGAGTTGCAGGCACTCGCTGAGGCTCGTGGAATTGCAAACCGCATACATCTCCTGGGTTTTCGCAGGAACGTGTATGATTACCTTGCTCATTGCAACGTCTTACTCATGCCCTCTTTACACGAAGGACTACCATATACCTTGCTCGAGGCTATGGCCCTTGGGATTCCTATTGTCGCATCTCGTGTTGGGGGACTCGCCGAAGTTGTACTGAATGAGACCACCGGGTTGCTGGTCCCTCCACGCAATGCTGAGGCTTTTGCACAATCAATATGTCGGCTTTATGAAGACTCTCTGCTTCGTTCAGAAATGGGTAGTCAAGCGCGATCCCTTCAGCAAGCTAAATATTCTCTTGAAGCGATGACGGAGAAATATTTGGCGATCTACCAACATCTGATGACACGCACCAGCTGA
- a CDS encoding O-antigen ligase family protein — MKKFDIHKPTSLASRRKPPVSIPSSMSADDEGTKKWGLNIYLLFAVSWFLHLGARLPFLGVIRFDLLLVCVLMYLAFMSKKATDAHDEVPNSEGAKTDTILRVLVAYSILTIPFVYWPGSVINTGIANFVKAIVFYYFTVAFVRTERDVKKLIVVFVSCQLVRIIEPLYLHITEGYWGDVAYMLAGTEALDRLSGAPSDVINPNGLAFIICLVLPFLYLMAGLSWKSRIVAILLASTCLYTLALTGSRSGIVGLFVILLGILAKAKRRVMWVTSVVIIGIVSFPMLSANMQDRYLSVIGLGEKNAGTAEGRVSGVIDNFMVVLHRPVFGHGLGTSREANANFGGTDQPAHNLYVEVAQELGLVGLTIFVVLLKSVYTGFNGCKKAYSQLDVSIFLRNLVDCMQIILFMNFIFSFASYGLSSYEWYFLGGMSVTMQRLATETQGKTAVGLGAKT, encoded by the coding sequence TTGAAGAAATTTGATATCCATAAACCGACTTCGTTAGCTTCCAGGCGCAAGCCGCCCGTTTCAATCCCCAGCTCCATGTCTGCGGATGATGAGGGGACGAAAAAATGGGGGCTCAATATCTATCTATTATTTGCGGTTAGCTGGTTTTTGCATTTGGGAGCACGATTGCCATTCCTCGGTGTCATCCGGTTTGATTTGCTCCTCGTATGTGTCTTGATGTACTTGGCATTCATGAGCAAAAAAGCTACGGATGCACACGATGAAGTTCCCAATTCCGAGGGAGCGAAGACCGATACGATACTGAGGGTGTTGGTCGCCTATTCAATCCTTACAATTCCATTCGTCTACTGGCCCGGGAGTGTGATCAACACCGGCATAGCAAATTTCGTTAAGGCGATTGTCTTCTATTACTTTACCGTCGCGTTTGTTCGTACCGAACGGGATGTGAAGAAGCTCATCGTCGTCTTTGTCTCATGCCAATTGGTGCGCATCATTGAACCCCTGTATCTACACATCACGGAAGGGTATTGGGGCGATGTCGCCTACATGTTAGCGGGCACTGAAGCCCTCGACCGATTATCTGGAGCGCCTAGTGACGTAATCAATCCCAATGGACTCGCCTTCATCATCTGTTTGGTTTTACCGTTCTTGTACCTCATGGCTGGATTGTCGTGGAAGAGTCGTATCGTGGCCATTCTCCTGGCTTCGACCTGTCTCTACACCTTAGCACTTACGGGGTCACGTTCAGGGATTGTTGGGTTATTCGTGATCCTTCTGGGAATTCTCGCGAAGGCAAAAAGACGGGTCATGTGGGTGACATCCGTTGTTATTATTGGCATTGTAAGTTTTCCGATGTTAAGCGCAAACATGCAGGATCGATATCTATCGGTCATTGGGCTTGGGGAAAAGAATGCCGGGACAGCGGAGGGTAGAGTCAGTGGGGTCATAGATAATTTTATGGTCGTACTACATAGGCCTGTTTTTGGTCATGGGCTTGGGACGTCTCGAGAGGCCAATGCAAATTTCGGTGGGACTGATCAACCTGCACACAACCTTTATGTTGAAGTCGCTCAAGAACTGGGTCTTGTTGGGCTCACGATTTTTGTCGTGCTTCTAAAATCTGTATATACAGGTTTCAATGGGTGCAAAAAGGCATATAGCCAACTAGATGTGAGTATCTTTCTGCGAAACCTAGTTGACTGCATGCAGATCATCTTATTCATGAACTTTATCTTCAGCTTTGCCAGCTATGGGCTCAGCAGCTACGAGTGGTATTTTTTGGGCGGTATGTCAGTGACTATGCAACGGTTGGCCACGGAGACTCAAGGTAAGACCGCTGTGGGCCTAGGAGCAAAGACATGA
- a CDS encoding glycosyltransferase family 4 protein, with protein MSKYRVLLIVKHPVGGIRTYFRYVYKNFSPVRYHFTLLAPDVPEVQVLLEDLKDLDIEYVPVSRQANNKELFKLVSKIIRTHSFELIHSHGFTAGVCAVSGALTKRIPHLLTCHDVIGSGQLVGLKGYVMRLGLGGLLSMIDSIHCASNDARDNLLAHVPILKLKRKKVVAIPHGIESERFLNAERRDLRREFDLPPDTFLIGFLGRFMSLKGFRYLVDAFEQVRKMEGLPKKPLLLTFSQPDGFIREDQDYVKQKGLGESVLFLPFVSNVASTLKGLDIVAMPSLSEACGLLAMETLVAGIPLVGTNCIGLREVLQNTPAYVVPAKDSTALSEALAMEMRAPTMSRAKKFATEAANRFEVKRSVAEVEKLMLELIEG; from the coding sequence ATGAGCAAGTACCGCGTTCTGCTCATCGTCAAGCACCCGGTGGGGGGCATACGAACATATTTTCGATATGTTTATAAGAATTTCAGCCCAGTGAGGTATCATTTCACACTTCTGGCACCTGATGTGCCGGAAGTTCAGGTATTACTGGAGGATCTCAAAGATCTCGACATTGAGTACGTTCCGGTTAGCCGGCAAGCAAACAATAAGGAGCTTTTCAAACTCGTCTCAAAGATTATCCGTACTCACTCCTTTGAACTGATTCATTCTCACGGTTTTACGGCTGGGGTGTGCGCTGTCAGCGGTGCCCTTACCAAGCGCATCCCTCATCTGTTGACCTGTCATGATGTTATCGGGTCCGGACAGCTTGTCGGACTTAAGGGTTATGTCATGAGGTTAGGGCTAGGGGGGCTCTTATCCATGATTGATTCTATACACTGTGCTAGCAACGATGCTCGTGACAATTTGCTCGCACACGTCCCCATTCTAAAACTTAAGAGGAAAAAAGTCGTCGCAATTCCTCATGGTATTGAGAGCGAGAGATTTTTGAATGCGGAGAGAAGGGATTTGAGGAGAGAGTTTGATCTGCCTCCTGATACTTTCCTCATAGGCTTTTTGGGCAGATTCATGTCTCTGAAAGGATTCCGTTACCTTGTGGACGCGTTTGAGCAGGTAAGAAAAATGGAGGGCCTTCCGAAGAAGCCATTGCTGTTAACTTTTAGTCAGCCAGACGGGTTTATCAGAGAGGATCAGGACTATGTGAAGCAAAAGGGTCTCGGTGAGTCAGTGTTATTCTTGCCATTTGTGTCAAACGTCGCATCGACTCTGAAGGGGCTGGACATCGTAGCAATGCCCTCGCTTTCGGAGGCATGTGGCTTACTTGCGATGGAAACACTGGTAGCCGGCATACCTCTTGTGGGAACAAATTGCATAGGGCTGAGGGAAGTGTTGCAAAACACGCCGGCATACGTGGTCCCTGCGAAAGATAGTACTGCCTTATCCGAAGCTCTGGCAATGGAGATGAGAGCCCCAACGATGAGCCGTGCAAAAAAGTTCGCAACAGAGGCTGCAAACCGATTTGAGGTGAAAAGGAGCGTGGCAGAGGTTGAAAAGTTAATGCTCGAGCTCATCGAAGGATGA
- a CDS encoding glycosyltransferase, giving the protein MRKQLNNVVLKILILDEELPYPTNTGKRIRSFNLYRRLGTTLRIRYIGYGDSDSAAAKVLRAEGIEPILVSRRMPPKQGPAFYLSLLTNLLSPLPYIVTSHYSKSYQDVVLASLAEFQPDLVLCEWTPYAIYVMKLLSVKKLVSAHNVEADIWQRYHENETNLLRRWYIWEQWRKVQLFEQSALTWVDGATAVSDLDRISLAKHHPQLRIAVIPNGVDLEYFRPLPPPTQAHHLVFTGSMDWRPNQDAAHYFIREILPILKQVRPDLECTFVGRNPPIDILRLGEISGVHITGTVADVRPYVERASVYVVPLRIGGGSRLKILEALAMERPVVSTTIGAEGLDVVHNQHIMLADDPRTFAQTVLRLLNDSNRCQELATEGRRLVEQRYGWDALAERFTNYINDVVQGKGCC; this is encoded by the coding sequence ATGAGAAAACAATTGAATAACGTAGTTCTGAAAATTCTGATACTTGATGAAGAGCTCCCATATCCGACTAATACTGGGAAACGTATTCGGAGCTTTAATCTCTATCGCCGTCTGGGAACGACTTTGCGAATACGGTACATCGGTTACGGAGATTCCGATTCAGCGGCTGCGAAGGTACTGAGGGCTGAAGGGATAGAACCGATCTTAGTGTCTAGGAGGATGCCACCAAAACAAGGTCCCGCATTCTATTTGTCTTTATTGACTAATCTGCTCTCACCTCTTCCGTACATTGTCACAAGCCACTATTCAAAGAGCTATCAGGATGTAGTACTCGCTAGCTTGGCTGAATTCCAACCTGATTTAGTTCTCTGTGAATGGACTCCTTATGCGATCTATGTCATGAAGTTATTATCAGTGAAAAAGCTGGTATCAGCCCACAATGTCGAAGCGGATATTTGGCAACGGTACCATGAAAACGAGACCAACCTTCTGCGCCGATGGTACATCTGGGAGCAGTGGCGTAAGGTTCAGTTATTTGAACAGTCGGCCCTGACATGGGTAGATGGTGCGACAGCGGTTTCTGACCTGGATCGTATAAGTTTAGCTAAGCACCATCCACAGTTACGAATAGCTGTGATACCCAATGGGGTCGATTTAGAGTATTTTCGTCCCTTGCCGCCACCTACCCAAGCACACCACCTGGTATTCACGGGGTCCATGGACTGGCGACCAAATCAGGATGCAGCGCACTATTTCATCCGGGAAATACTGCCGATATTAAAGCAGGTACGTCCTGATCTTGAATGCACTTTTGTGGGACGTAATCCGCCAATAGATATCCTGCGTCTGGGAGAGATATCCGGGGTGCATATCACGGGAACTGTGGCGGACGTGAGGCCCTATGTCGAGCGGGCGTCCGTGTATGTCGTCCCATTGAGGATTGGCGGCGGTTCTCGTCTGAAGATTCTGGAAGCCTTGGCTATGGAGCGCCCAGTCGTATCAACCACTATTGGGGCAGAGGGGCTAGACGTCGTCCATAATCAGCACATTATGCTGGCCGATGATCCCAGAACCTTCGCACAGACAGTGTTACGGCTTCTTAACGATTCAAACCGGTGCCAGGAATTGGCTACTGAGGGTAGGAGGTTGGTTGAGCAACGGTATGGATGGGATGCTTTGGCTGAGCGATTCACTAATTATATTAATGATGTTGTCCAGGGGAAAGGATGTTGCTGA
- the asnB gene encoding asparagine synthase (glutamine-hydrolyzing), whose translation MCGICGFFGKSSAISNSTLERMNNVLIRRGPDESGIFLEPGVGLAMRRLSVIDLDTGRQPIHNEDATVWVVFNGEIYNYRDLRALLSKRGHRFYTNSDTEVIVHLYEEYGAKLVDHLRGMFAFSLWDKHRRRGLIARDRLGVKPLFYAQVGDTLLFGSELKAIIASGMVDRKLDQQALDAFMTYTYIPAPLTIYSGVRKLEPGHLLVWESGKVQNQRYWDLNVAQPDYRTDEEEWVERFERAIEDAVSSHMVSDVPIGAFLSGGIDSSLVVALMSRWGSDPIQTFTMGFGGAQNPLLDERPLAKQVADRYGCNFHEHTVYPDFRHIVGEIVDAFDEPFADDSVIPSYYVSQFTRRSVKVAMSGLGGDELFAGYARYSGLLLSQTYSVFVPRVLHRRLIDPLVQYLPEPAHGGHHIDHAKRFSSAALLSPAERYLGFVSTLHSRERHRLYVGDTARKIDLEATDRIVTDQFDRCGAPDDVTKALYVDIKMYMPDDILALSDRLSMWHSLEVRVPLADHRLVELSAELPVKYKLDWRRRKILLKQIAARWLPSEILTHRKQGFESPMAAWLRTDLANYARDILGKNRLGKSELFDCDYVSAKLEEQLAGRHKNNKLLFSLIMFQEWYERQSI comes from the coding sequence ATGTGCGGTATATGCGGGTTCTTTGGTAAAAGCAGCGCAATTTCCAATAGCACATTGGAAAGGATGAACAACGTGCTGATCCGACGAGGACCAGACGAAAGTGGAATTTTTCTGGAACCTGGTGTCGGCTTGGCCATGAGACGCTTGAGCGTCATCGATTTGGATACGGGGCGCCAGCCAATTCACAATGAGGATGCTACTGTTTGGGTCGTCTTCAACGGAGAGATCTATAACTATCGTGATCTGAGAGCCCTGCTGTCGAAGCGTGGTCATCGATTCTATACTAATTCTGATACAGAAGTAATTGTCCATCTATATGAGGAGTATGGTGCCAAGCTCGTCGATCATCTCCGAGGTATGTTTGCCTTCTCTCTGTGGGACAAGCACCGTCGACGTGGACTCATTGCGCGAGACAGGCTCGGGGTCAAACCGCTATTTTATGCACAAGTTGGCGACACGCTGTTGTTTGGCTCTGAACTAAAGGCCATCATCGCATCAGGCATGGTAGATCGGAAACTTGATCAGCAAGCCCTCGACGCCTTTATGACCTACACATATATCCCGGCACCGCTCACAATCTATAGTGGCGTTCGGAAGCTGGAACCAGGTCACCTGCTGGTCTGGGAGTCAGGCAAGGTGCAGAATCAGCGATACTGGGATCTCAATGTCGCCCAGCCTGACTACCGTACCGATGAGGAGGAATGGGTTGAACGTTTTGAGCGAGCGATTGAGGATGCAGTAAGCTCGCATATGGTCAGCGACGTGCCGATCGGGGCGTTCTTGTCAGGTGGGATTGATAGCAGCCTCGTTGTCGCATTAATGAGTCGCTGGGGGAGCGATCCAATACAGACTTTTACCATGGGCTTTGGTGGAGCGCAAAATCCGCTGCTTGATGAGCGCCCACTAGCCAAACAGGTCGCTGATCGTTACGGATGCAATTTCCATGAACACACCGTGTACCCAGACTTCCGCCACATCGTTGGAGAGATTGTTGACGCCTTCGATGAGCCCTTTGCTGACGACTCAGTGATCCCGAGTTATTACGTTTCGCAGTTTACACGCCGTAGCGTCAAAGTAGCCATGTCTGGTCTGGGTGGCGACGAACTGTTCGCTGGCTACGCACGATATTCCGGCCTGCTGCTTAGTCAGACCTACTCTGTATTTGTGCCAAGAGTCTTACATAGACGGTTGATCGACCCGCTAGTTCAATATCTGCCTGAACCTGCTCACGGTGGTCACCACATCGATCATGCGAAGAGGTTTTCTTCCGCGGCGCTACTATCACCTGCCGAACGCTACCTTGGCTTTGTGTCGACCCTCCATTCGCGTGAGCGGCATCGCCTCTATGTCGGTGACACGGCTAGGAAGATTGACCTTGAAGCAACTGACCGAATCGTTACAGACCAGTTTGATCGATGTGGTGCTCCAGACGATGTGACCAAGGCATTGTACGTCGATATCAAGATGTACATGCCCGATGATATTCTTGCTCTTTCGGATCGACTGAGTATGTGGCACTCCCTTGAAGTTCGCGTGCCACTCGCCGATCATCGCTTAGTCGAACTAAGTGCTGAGCTTCCTGTCAAATACAAGCTTGATTGGCGTCGGAGGAAAATCCTGTTAAAGCAGATTGCGGCACGCTGGTTACCATCCGAAATACTGACGCATCGCAAGCAAGGCTTCGAATCCCCGATGGCTGCATGGCTCCGCACGGATTTGGCCAATTACGCGCGAGACATCTTGGGGAAGAATCGCTTGGGAAAGTCTGAACTGTTTGATTGCGACTATGTATCTGCAAAGCTGGAAGAACAGCTTGCTGGCCGCCATAAGAACAACAAGTTGCTCTTTTCACTGATAATGTTTCAGGAATGGTACGAACGGCAGAGTATCTAA
- a CDS encoding FkbM family methyltransferase codes for MRGLSVAKASLQVLRDVAARFPRSWQSELKRLHYRHRIRRGTFCSDEPEFSILSRFVTNGDWVVDIGANVGFYTKRLAELVGSEGRVLAFEPVPETFVLLASNTALCGFTNVTLFNTAVSEETKLVGISIPDYSNTSQLNYYQAHLTSSADSNLRILTVSLDSIQIPEKVKLIKIDAEGHEYSVLKGMRNTLLRDHPILIIEAPHGETRELLESLGYISTALPESPNVVFHSKDVQWEDLKKS; via the coding sequence ATGAGAGGATTATCTGTCGCAAAGGCTAGCTTGCAAGTGTTACGGGATGTTGCCGCACGATTTCCTAGGTCGTGGCAATCTGAGCTTAAGCGCCTTCATTATCGTCACCGCATCCGTCGTGGCACCTTTTGTTCTGATGAACCAGAGTTTTCGATATTGTCTCGATTCGTTACCAATGGAGATTGGGTTGTTGATATCGGTGCAAATGTTGGCTTCTACACAAAGCGCCTCGCTGAACTAGTTGGCTCGGAAGGCCGAGTGCTGGCGTTTGAGCCTGTGCCGGAAACTTTTGTGCTATTGGCTAGTAACACTGCACTATGTGGCTTCACCAATGTAACACTATTCAATACAGCTGTTTCAGAAGAAACTAAGTTGGTGGGAATATCCATACCGGACTACTCCAATACGAGTCAGTTAAATTATTACCAAGCACACCTCACAAGCTCGGCGGACAGCAATTTGCGGATCTTGACGGTCAGCCTTGATTCTATTCAGATTCCGGAAAAGGTTAAACTCATAAAAATTGATGCTGAGGGACACGAATACTCTGTTCTCAAGGGAATGCGGAACACTTTGTTACGGGACCATCCAATTCTTATTATAGAGGCGCCTCACGGTGAAACGAGAGAACTTCTAGAATCACTGGGATATATCAGTACGGCATTACCTGAATCACCAAATGTGGTTTTTCATAGCAAGGACGTGCAATGGGAAGACTTGAAGAAAAGCTGA